A part of Pantoea vagans genomic DNA contains:
- a CDS encoding NAD-dependent malic enzyme, translating into MELDYESKRPLYIPYAGPILLEFPLLNKGSAFSIEERNEFNLNGLLPEAVESIEEQAQRAWRQFQDFKNNNDKHVYLRNIQDTNETLFYRLLDNHLEEMMPIIYTPTVGAACEHFSEIYRRARGVFISYPNRDRIEDMLQNATKQNVKVIVVTDGERILGLGDQGIGGMGIPIGKLSLYTACGGISPAYTLPVVLDVGTNNQQLLNDPLYMGWRHPRITGEEYDEFVNEFIQAVKRRWPKVLLQFEDFAQKNAMPLLNRYRDEVCCFNDDIQGTAAVTVGTLIAASRAAGSRLCEQKVVFLGAGSAGCGIAEQIIAQMKSEGLSDAEARGRVMMVDRFGLLTDKLPNLLDFQSKLVQKSESLQHWDVTNDAISLLDVVRNAQPDILIGVSGQPGLFTEEIIREMHKHCKRPIVMPLSNPTSRVEATPADIIAWTDGAALVATGSPFSPVSWNGKTYPIAQCNNSYIFPGIGLGVIAAGASRVTDTMLMTASRALADCSPLVNEGEGPVLPEIKDIQGVSKIIAMEVGKAAQLAGVAVVTSEDVLSQAIANNFWLPQYRHYRRTSI; encoded by the coding sequence ATGGAACTCGACTACGAAAGTAAACGCCCGCTGTACATTCCTTATGCTGGCCCGATTTTGCTGGAATTTCCCCTGCTGAACAAAGGCAGCGCCTTTAGCATCGAAGAACGTAACGAATTTAACCTCAACGGTCTGCTGCCAGAAGCGGTGGAATCGATTGAAGAGCAGGCGCAGCGTGCCTGGCGTCAGTTCCAGGACTTCAAAAACAATAACGATAAGCATGTCTACCTGCGTAACATCCAGGACACTAACGAAACGCTGTTCTACCGCCTGCTGGATAACCATCTTGAAGAGATGATGCCCATCATCTATACGCCCACCGTCGGCGCAGCCTGCGAACACTTCTCTGAAATCTACCGTCGTGCGCGTGGCGTGTTCATCTCCTACCCTAACCGCGACCGCATCGAAGATATGCTGCAAAACGCCACCAAGCAGAATGTGAAGGTGATTGTGGTGACCGATGGCGAGCGCATCCTGGGCCTGGGCGATCAGGGCATCGGTGGGATGGGTATCCCGATTGGTAAGCTGTCACTCTATACCGCCTGTGGAGGCATCAGCCCGGCTTACACCCTGCCGGTGGTGCTGGATGTCGGCACCAATAATCAGCAGTTGCTGAACGATCCGCTCTATATGGGCTGGCGTCATCCGCGCATTACTGGCGAAGAGTATGACGAGTTCGTGAACGAATTTATTCAGGCCGTTAAGCGCCGCTGGCCGAAAGTACTGTTGCAGTTTGAAGATTTTGCCCAGAAGAACGCCATGCCGCTGCTGAACCGCTATCGCGATGAAGTCTGCTGCTTTAACGATGATATTCAGGGCACCGCCGCCGTTACTGTCGGCACGCTGATTGCCGCCAGCCGCGCAGCCGGTAGCCGCCTGTGCGAGCAGAAAGTGGTGTTCCTGGGTGCCGGTTCCGCGGGTTGTGGTATCGCTGAACAGATCATCGCGCAGATGAAATCAGAAGGGCTGAGCGACGCGGAAGCCCGTGGCCGGGTGATGATGGTGGATCGCTTTGGTCTGCTGACGGACAAACTGCCTAACCTGCTCGATTTCCAGAGCAAGCTGGTGCAGAAGAGCGAAAGCCTGCAGCACTGGGATGTGACCAATGATGCAATCTCGCTGCTGGATGTGGTGCGTAATGCGCAGCCCGATATTCTGATTGGTGTTTCCGGCCAGCCGGGTCTGTTCACCGAAGAGATCATCCGCGAGATGCACAAGCACTGTAAGCGCCCTATCGTAATGCCACTGTCGAACCCGACATCACGCGTGGAAGCGACGCCAGCCGATATTATCGCCTGGACTGACGGTGCTGCGCTGGTCGCAACCGGCAGCCCGTTCTCGCCGGTGAGCTGGAACGGTAAAACTTACCCGATTGCGCAGTGCAACAACTCCTACATCTTCCCAGGCATTGGTCTGGGTGTGATTGCCGCAGGTGCCAGCCGTGTTACCGATACGATGCTGATGACCGCCAGCCGCGCGCTCGCCGACTGCTCTCCGCTGGTAAACGAAGGCGAAGGCCCGGTGCTGCCTGAGATTAAAGATATTCAGGGCGTGTCGAAAATCATTGCGATGGAAGTGGGTAAAGCCGCTCAGCTGGCCGGTGTCGCCGTGGTGACCTCAGAAGATGTGCTGTCACAGGCTATCGCCAACAACTTCTGGCTGCCGCAGTATCGTCACTATCGTCGTACCTCGATTTAA